One genomic window of Punica granatum isolate Tunisia-2019 chromosome 1, ASM765513v2, whole genome shotgun sequence includes the following:
- the LOC116205346 gene encoding pectinesterase inhibitor 10-like produces MVNQMATDMAELMALVKGLTSTSSSSTSPSGIGPTVDLIPWVLPTLVLENIEALASTMYVPAVHPIDIPSPPSAVPAAAPSSLVALSTSGPALFMPPYVSMPAMAPIYTIPPPMIMLAPSAPAPAPPPTSIPVPDLSAPTQAALVAPPTNLLPEMET; encoded by the coding sequence ATGGTCAACCAGATGGCCACCGACatggccgagctcatggccctAGTCAAAGGCCTAACTTCTACTTCTTCGAGTTCCACCTCGCCTTCGGGGATCGGGCCAACAGTTGACCTTATCCCTTGGGTCCTGCCAACCCTTGTTCTAGAGAATATAGAAGCGCTAGCATCGACAATGTATGTACCGGCAGTCCACCCTATTGACATCCCATCGCCGCCATCCGCCGTTCCAGCAGCCGCACCTTCCTCGCTGGTGGCACTTTCAACATCAGGACCGGCTTTGTTCATGCCTCCCTATGTCTCCATGCCAGCCATGGCTCCGATCTACACCATCCCTCCACCGATGATAATGCTGGCACCGAGCGCCCCTGCTCCTGCTCCACCTCCCACAAGCATCCCCGTCCCTGATCTGAGCGCGCCAACTCAAGCGGCCCTTGTAGCTCCACCAACAAATCTTCTCCCTGAAATGGAGACATAA